GCGCCTGCGCTCAGGCAGCCGAACCAGCTTGTGCTGGCGGCAGCAGGATGGGGCGAAGCGAGTGCGGAGACAAGGGCGGCGGCGAGGAGGGTTACGCCGGCGAGGCGCAGGCGGGCGGGGTGTTGGACGGGTCGTCCGAGCATGGTTTTGGCGTGGGGCGTTTGCGAGAGCATGAGGCAGAAAAAGCCGCCGGAGCAGAGGGAAAACATCAGGAAATACAGCATGGTCATTGCGCCTTTGCGATGCGGCGGGCGATGAGGAAGAATATTGCCGCAAATGTCAGGAAACACAGTTCC
The DNA window shown above is from Neisseria sicca and carries:
- a CDS encoding DUF3325 family protein — its product is MLYFLMFSLCSGGFFCLMLSQTPHAKTMLGRPVQHPARLRLAGVTLLAAALVSALASPHPAAASTSWFGCLSAGAALCAVAVYFRGKGARRK